The genomic window GAGGGGTGTGGTGATTGAGAATGCCAGAGACCACATCTTGCAGATCATCATATAGAGCACGCAGTATATAGAGATTAAATTCGATTGGCTTAAGGGCATTATCAGATGCAGCAAGTTATTAGCCATAGCTTTTGCACATCGGAGAAGAGAGGTGACTGTCTCATCTAATTTTTGATGAAGATTTTGCAACTTTAGATGCAAAGACATAAGTCCGGTAGGAGATATCGAACTAAAGACTTCATAAAGAGTGCTCCAACGCTTAAAGTTGATCACTTTGTCAAGGAGAAGAGGAACAAGatcttcagataatgaagcaacaAGAAGACTTATGAGTTGGGCATCTTGTTGTTGCTAGGCAGCAGCGGCAACAGGATCATTGGGCTGTGGGTGAGAGCTATCGAGAAATCCAAACAGACCCTGACCTTTTAAAAAAGAAGTGATTTGCTTTCTCAGAATCAAGAAGTTGGACGCATTCAACTTGATAGATAAAAAATGCTGCACCGATGGGAAGGTGAGAGGGGTCATTGTGTTAGGtggagaagaaggagagggaCTAGAGAAGGTGGAGATAGATGAACCAGTGGCCATGAGAGAGCAtcgaaggaaggagaagaaatgctcgttggagcttcaatgctctgataccataataaagataatttcttttctcttattatttcatTGTCCTCTGATAAGAATATATAGATTACAATTGTAATCTAGACCAGCTATTATAGGAATTTAAATGACATAATATTGTAGTCTAGGCCAGTTATGATAAGAATTCAAATTACATACTATTGTAGTCTAGGCCAGTTATGAtaagatttcaaatttcatgcTAAGTAAAGAGGGCAGTTATTATAGGAGaagcatttcaaatttcatgctaAGTAGGGAGAAACCAAATATATGATTTGAACTATGCATTGATGAGAggccaaatatagatgaaccaaatATGAAAGATAATCTGTGTGTTGACAGACCTATAGTGATACTTAAAAATACTACTAATGgtcatttttattataaaaagagttggagaaggagaggccaaatctaaattagattgGGTCGTCGATAGCTAGAACTAACCGGTATGGCCAAATTTGAGCCTAAATAAGCCAGTCTGAAAGGAGGAGCAatatagagagaaaaatgagacctcATGCTATAAGagaatgaaaagaagagagataatgaggaagaaagagggaaGAGGATGCTCATGGAACAACCACCATTGATCATTATCCCATCATGTCTGGCTATGCTAGCCAAAGAAACAAGCACAGGacagagaaaaggaaagatggaagGACAAATCCGGCCAGTGTAGTCTGGCATGCCATCAACAAGGGagacaaaagaaagagaggagagagaatagCCAGTGTTCAACTCGATCTACTTGGCTATCCACGAGCAATGAGCAAACCAAAGAACCAAAGAGGGTAGATAGTGGAATAGGAAAATGAGAGAAGAGGGGGagaaagagaaaggggaagcaagTGGCTGGAGGGGAGAAAAGGCTGGCCGATCTAGTTGGCCACCAGTGAGCAGAAGGTTAGATGTAGGCCTGCAAATGGATCAGGTCGGATCGGGTCTTAAGTGATCCCGACCCTATCCGATTTCTTGATCGGGTTTGATATTGGACCCATACCCATCTCAATAAAAAATCGgattgggtcgggtcgggtccatgGCCGAATTTATTGACCCATTGGATCATTCGGGTCGGGTCGGATCTATATATAACCCAGTCCCAATCCATGAAATGCGGGTCCGGTTTGGGTCTAATTCAGGTCGGATCGGGTCATGGGTTTAAAAATCTACATAAAGTGAATTAGAGGTCACATCGACAGCAAAATAGCATGACCATATCTATCTTTTCATATAGATATTCTCTCGTCTCCTCTCTTCTCACGTCTTCTCACTTCATCATTAATAGTGGATATTGTATACCATCCTTAAGGCAATAGTAATGTACAACAGTAAACAAGTAACtggatattttaattatgaataatTGTTGGTATGTCCCCAGTTTACTTTGTGTTTGTGGAAGGACTTTTAGAAAAATTTCGAGATTAGCTGTAAGAATGGCATTTCTTGTGCAGTGCATTAATGATCTTGTGATAATGTGACagtattaaagattttagtaagAGATTTAAGAAAGAATTTGGGTGAGTCACTTTTTTGGCCCAAGTCCAAATTCTTATTTGGATGAGTCATTCTAACTGAGTTCGGGTCTTATATTTGGATCCGGTTTGGGTCGGATCGGGTCGGGTCGAGTCATATATCTTGAGATCTAAATTAACCTAAAAGTCTCCACGGGTCGGTCGGTCGGATCGGGTCCAAATTCAGAAAATCCAGACCCGATCCGAAAAGATGAACGGGTCCAATTTTTGAACCCGATCTGGCTCCATGGGTCTTTTAAATAGATTCGGGTCGGGTCTAATCAGGTCGGGTCGGATCGGATTACGGATCAACCCGATCCGTTTGCAGCCTTAGTTAGATGGGGAAGCAAGTgggaaaaggaagagagagaagagggggagGGGGAAATTGACAATGAAACTAAGGAGAAAGAAACAGAATGAGGAGGAAAGGTAGAGAAGGGGGAAGAAGAGAGGCTTGGTAGTTGGCCAGCCGTAGGCCGGCCGTCGATCATGGCTAGATATGGATCGAAGTTTCtcctctctcctaggtctttttcACTCCAAGGTATGACAAAAAATTATTTGCCTCATGTATGTGTTATTAAACAACTTTTTGTTAATACAATGTATTTGCCATGATACATTATTGCCCTCATTTTCATATCTTTTTCTTCATAGGACTTGTCCTCTTGTTAGCTATATATACGTAACTACTGATGAAAAGTATGCAACAGCAATGTATATAGTTGAAGAATTAGACATTGTTGTTAATATTTTATGTTTCActctaaaatatatagttgaacaATTTGGcctatgtatatgatacatggaAGGGAGCCAATGGTTGGAAGACTCTTTTTGTTAATTCTTTTTTCCCTGCTTCATTTTGTTTGATTGTTATATTTATTTCACCTACTGGTAGAGGTTTGATTGATTGGGGATTGCATttagttttttcttttcaaaaagtaATGATTGGAttttaccacaaaaaaaaaaaaagaagaaatgattGGAGCATCTATCAGAGTCATTTCATATAGGCAATGAGATAATCAAGCATGAAATCAATCACAATTAGATTCATTTTATATTGTTAATGAAACGAAAACTAGGAAATCAATTAGACCCACATTTTTAAAAAATGCTCGTTGTAAATGAAGAATATCCCTTTCAGCATGAAAAGCAAGAAGCAGAAAACGGCACACTCCTATATTGATTCATTTGGTTTCTACCTAGGCTAGGAATATTCTAGTTTTCCTTGCCATCCGTATTGTTCACTAAAGGATAACAGGGAATATTACATATACCATCCAACCAACAACTTCTTAATGTTCTTGAAGGGCGCCAGCTCCCCAAGTAGACAATGTAGAATGAAACCAGCCCTTCATTTGGATATATAAATTTGTCCAAACCTGATAAAAGGGCATCTAATCAACATAAAAATAAGTTTCGATTATGTCTGTTTCATGCGCCAGCTGCCAATTATCTCTTGGCTAAATTATTGGTTTGTTAGAAACTTTTCTCTGAAGGCCAAGGATTATCACATTCTCTGATGCTTGAGCTTTCCAAATAACTAGCAACTTGATATTGAGATTCCACCAGCATTAAGAAATCAATAGGAAGAATTGTGCATCTCCACTTGACACCCTTAGGAGTATTAGAACCAACTTGATACCATCAGGAGCAGTAGAAGGTGGAATATTCATTAACATGATCTCATTCAACACCTTAGAGCAGAGGGATTGGCTAGTAGAGATCTCCATCCCTCCACCTGCATGGCAAGAAAATGAAGCAATCTCGTCCACAGCTCTGGCAAATACATCAGGAAAAACTCACACGATGAAGGATCAACAAGACATTTATCCCTTTAAAATCCAATATTCTTACAATTCTAGTGAGCAGAGCGGCGCTATATGCAATATTATTCTTTACTCTCAAAACTCTCCAAAAGTGAGAAGCGATGGATGCTAGACCCATCCAACTACCTATCTATCGCAAAACAGTTCTCTTACCAGTTCCAGGGATGAAAGAGGACTGTATGAAAACCATTCCCAGCCTTCCAAAGTTTTCTCTGGAAATACGTAGTTGTGGACAATGGATCTATGTTCTAGTGGCCATCGAGGGCCCTGGTACTTCTACCACCTTTGACAAAGGCAAGTTAAGGTAGTCATAAGTTGAGATTGCACTGCATAATCCATGCGTCACTATTTGATGTCTATTACGAGACATGTGTTCACATGTGCATGTATGTATACATGAACATTCAGAGAAAATGTACTCAGACTTGCATGCGTACACATTCAAGCCTAATCGATTTGAGAGAGGCCGGAGGGCTCAAGGCATGGATTGCTTAGGTTAAACTTGTCATGGTTCTGCTTTTGAGAGAATTTGTTAGGGAAACTTTCTTCATTCAGCAATGAATGCAGGGGGTAGCTTTGTCTACCTCCATTCCCCCCTCAAGAAAAAGAGAATTTGTTAGAAATAACAACAGTCAAGCTCACACCAACATGCAACAAATTCAACCTCACACTAACATGAAATTATACCCCATCCAAGTGAATGTGAAGATTTCACTGGTGCGTTTGAAACAACTGCCGGCCATGCAAGCAATTAACTACTGCTTGACGAGTCTTTCCACGGCCGCTAGTAAACAGAGCCTTCCTTCCCTTGCTCACCTCTTGGTGGAAAACCGAGCTGCATGCATCCAAAAAACCCTCGCCATGTAGCCCTGCTCAACATTCCTTGAGACGTAGGAGTCCGACAACTCACTTAGGAGGCCAATGGCAATAGACATTGGCTAAAAACCTTCGCCGGCTTCCTCTCGATCCCTTTCAACAAAGCCATGGCTTGCGCATTTCTGTATATCTTCTTCAAACCATCTCTATATATGACCCAAAAGTTCCATGAACAGAGCGCCATCACTCTCTAGTAACCCACATCCATACCAATGGCGAGTCTAAGCCTCCCCACCCTCCTCCACCTCGCCTTCTTCATTCTCCTGAGCCCTTGTTCGGTAGCTGCTCGCAACCATGTCAGAGTGAGTACCGTCGGCACCAAGGCATCTGAACTACAAACCTATGTAGTCCATGTGCAGCCACCGACGTCGACTGTGTTCGGGACGTCCACCGATAGGGAGACATGGTACAAGTCCTTTCTCCCGGAGACCCCTGCAAGAATTGTCCACATGTACACCAATGTTGCCAGTGGCTTCGCCGCGAGGCTCACCGAGCTGGAGCTGGAGGACATGAAGAAGAAGCCTGGATTCCTCCACGCCTATCCCGACCGCCTCTATTCCCTTCAGACTACACATACGCCGGAATTCTTAGGCTTGCAGCTCAACAGCGGGATCTGGAATGATGCGAACTATGGCAAAGGGGTGATAGTCGGAATGCTCGACACCGGAATCTTCCCCGACCACCCTTCTTTTAGTGGGGATGGGATGCCGCCACCACCCGCCAAATGGAAAGGGCGGTGCGACTTCAATGCCAGCCTTTGCAACAACAAGCTCATCGGTGCGAGGACATTCATCAGCGGCGCGATGGCAATGAAAGGAAGAGGTGTCGCAGTGACACCTCCGGTTGACGACGTGGGGCATGGAACCCACACTGCGAGCACAGCGGCGGGAGCACGAGTGGCGGGTGCTAATGTTCTAGGAAATGCTAATGGCACCGCCTCCGGGATGGCACCTCTTGCGCACCTCGCCATGTACAAGGTGTGCACCGAGGATGGTTGTGCCGAATCCGACATATTGGCTGGAATGGACGCGGCAGTCGCTGATGGAGTCGACGTGCTCTCGCTCTCCCTTGGAGGAAACTCCGTTCCGTTTTATAATGATTCAATCGCAATTGGTGGTTTTGGGGCCATCAAGAATGGGATATTCGTGAGCTGTGCCGCAGGTAACTCCGGCCCAAATGCGAGCTCTCTCTCAAACGAGGCCCCATGGCTCCTCACAGTGGCTGCAAGCACCATGGACAGGAACATAAGGGTGACggtgaagctcggcaatggcctAGAATTCAACGGTGAGTCGGTCTACCAGCCACAGATGTACACACCCACCTTCTACCCTCTAGTTTATGCCGGTGCCGGCCCAAAGCCTGATGCCATCTTCTGTGGCAACGGCTCCTTGGATGGTCTGGACGTGAAGGGTAAGATGGTGCTTTGTCAGCGCGGTGGTGGCATCGCCAGGATCGACAAGGGCGTAACCGTGGAGAGTGCGGGCGGTGTCGGCTTTATTCTCGCAAACGGACCTCTTGATGGATACAGTACCATTGCCGATCCTCATGTCCTCCCGGCGTCCCACGTCGGTTACTCCGATGGAGTGAAGATCAAATCCTACATCAGCACTTCGTCGAACCCGACTGCATCCTTCATTTTCAAGGGCACCATTCTCGGGATATCGCCGGCTCCGGCGATCACATCGTTCTCGTCCAGAGGACCTAGTCTGGCCAGCCCAGGCATTCTGAAGCCGGACATCACTGGTCCAGGCGTGAGTGTTCTGGCCGCATGGCCTTCTAATGTCGGGCCGCCGACGGTAAACAGCACCGGTCCGACCTTCAACATAATATCCGGCACCTCCATGTCCACCCTCATCTCAGTGGCATCGCGGCGCTGCTCAAGGCCGCACATCCAGATTGGTCCCCAGCAGCAATCAAATCGGCGATCATGACGACGGCCGACATACTGGATCGTAGTGGGGACCCGATTGTAAACGAGCAACACCTCCCAGCTAACCTCTTTGCCGTGGGTGCTGGCCATGTCAACCCGGTCAAGGCTAATGATCCGGGGCTGGTCTATGACCTTAGCGCCGATGACTATATTTCGTACCTCTGCGGCTTGGGCTACACGAGCTCGCAAGTGACCGCAATTGTTCGCCAGTCGGTCAATTGTTTGGTGATCAAGAATATCACTGAAGCAGAGCTTAATTACCCTTCCATCTCGGTGTCGCTTGGTCCCACTACGACGTCGATCACTGTGGAACGGACTGTGAAGAATGTCGGGGAGGCGATGTCGGTGTACTCGGCAGACATTGATACTCCTTATGGAGTGGCAGTGAGTGTCAGTCCGATGAAGCTCCAGTTCTCGGAGGTGAACCAGGAGATGAAATTTTATGTGACCTTCTCAGCAAGCAGCAGCCGTGGCGCTGCGAGGTTCTCGCCGGGCTACCTGAATTGGGCATCGGAGAAGCGGATGGTGAGGAGTCCGATATCTGTGACCTTCAGTAACTAGGGAACGCAGGCCACGGTTTGCCTATTTGGTGTCGCTCGTCTCTGTTAGTTTGGTTTTACATTCTCATGCAGTTATGCACTGGCATCATGGATGACATGGCTTTGAACAAATAAATTTTGAGGTGTGGGTCAAGTGGTAGACGTGTTTGCTAGTTGGGgattttggaaggaaaaaaaaaaatggagaaccaCTCTATTTTGGTAATTGCAATTGGAATTAATCTATTtctttttaaatggtatgttttaCCACATTTGTCCCTAGATTTAAACGAATTCACACATTAAGCTCGATCGGCTGCGGTGGCGTATCAGACAATTCGAACGCAGCTTTGGATGAGGTTAGAGGTAGGTCAACGATTGGACCTAGCTAGTTTTTCCTATATTTGGCGTCCCACGACCAAGTTACAAAATTGAGTAGGGATTAGTTAAGCCATATAGTGATCACCAACGAATGGCTTAAGAAGGACTTCATATATGTTCGGGTCGGTGTGGCTACACAAAATGAGGTTTGAGCACGTTAACTCTGGGTCAGTCTTCTAAATTCTTGAAGGCACAATTCGAAAACTTCATGTAGGCTTCACTTCATTCCATTAAGCCTAACACAACTGCACAAGAGGAGCCTATATGGCCTAATAGCGGGCATTTCTTAAAAAGCCTTATTAATTCACAGCACGGTGAGTCAGCAACTAAGTCACAATTTCGGATAAATATAGGAAAAAAGGTCTAGTCCAACACTATTACTTTCATCCATCCTCAAGATAATTCTGAACCTTTTCGCTTGGTTCACCTTTGTAACCACAGTTTCACAGGCTTCACCAGCGCCGAAACACCCCTTGGAATGTAAACCTCCGGCCAATATGTGGACTTGGGCATCCTGCACATTTGTCACCATCTTATTAGTTGTAACTCTGATCTATTATTGCTATCAATTGTTAACATGATCTTTCTTCATTAAGTTATATTGTCCATGGATATATTCTAGAAAGAATCTTAATAAAATTAGTGGGGCTCAAGGTCATTATGATAGCCAATACGGGGCACGTAGGAAAACTGCAAAATCAATCCAATATTTCTTATAATAACACCTCGTtaacatcttgatgatcaattaaaaatttgaaatactgTACACCGTTTTCTTATACAAGAATTGAGAAAACTGAAGTTTAATCATGAAGAACCTTGAATATCCATTTAGATTTTACGCTCTACAACATCCATTAAACAACTCATTCACAATCTGTTCTTATCATGTGCTTCAGAGCTTTGTAATGCTTATATGAAAGTGACTATTACCTTCACTTCATTTATTGTTTTCATTTTAATTAGAATCTTCTTTTGTTGGCCCATAAAAATCCAGCTATCAATAATATAGTAAGACAAAATCAATATGTTAGCTTTAATTTTACATAGAACCCCTAAATAGACATTCCTATCTGAAGATAAATTCTGATTCCCTTAATAAATCTCAGAACATACAATCTTAAAAATCTCCCTCATAggttaaatcataaaaaaaatagttcAGAATTTATGGTATGAGTCATTCATTAACTCATTATCTCATTATGTTAAGTTAAACCATCATGAACCAAATTGTACTTATTCacttcctcttcctttcttaataaaactaattaaaaattcagataaaaaTCAGGATCACATGGTACATTTGGAGCAAATATGTATGCTCAAATATCCTTTTTCTTTGTTCATGGTGCAGAATTATATGATGGAAGTGGTTTTCTAGTTATAACATTAAAATGTGCAATTTGATATGGATCAGAATATATATTTGTGAACAGAGGTTTCTCTGTTTTTGTATATGGTTTAGAATATTCAATAAACTTTTAAAAATACTGAAACATTAGTCTATAAGCTTCTTATCTAATTCTGTTTCTTTATAAATCAAAATATGGTCCGTCAAAGTGTTATCAATGGTTTTTAACTTGATATTCGCTTTATGTTAAAGTGGTAGATTTATTGACTGACATTTCAAGCACTAGAGTTGTCTATTACGAAACTTATGAAGCCATTCGGCATACTTAAGGGTGCGTTtagttagccattaaaaaaatattatttttattttttaatttttaaaaagcaaaaatcaaaaagcaatattTGATAACTTTAGAAAaagcaaaaagtaaaaaataaaaaaatcaaaataattactttatatacaaaataaaaatttttacttttcaaaatttatttttttattttttttgcttttgcaCATCTAAAATATTATACAAAAAGTAAAAAGCCCGAATCTTTCCCCCTCGTTGAGCTTTTTACCTTCCcaccctcttcttcctctctttctgaaTCTTTCTCCCTCGTCAAGCTCTTCACTTGCTATCCCCAAATATTACTTTTTATTTTATAGCAATatagttatcaaacatattttttatctttttgcttttacttaatagtaaaaataaaaaaaaataaaaaatattttttaaaaattaaaaattaaaaatcaaaaaatgcaaccaaatgcaccctaaatGTTTCGCATAATGTAGGTACTTAGAAGAGGATTTAGTGTTTCATAACTTACTCATACCTAGAAAAAGTTTCGATGCAGAGAGCATCCATTTTTTTTGTAGAGCTTATACATATACGACATCTCTTCCCTCGATAAAAGACCCTAAGCTTCAGCTAAGTTTCTAGCGCCACCATTGACTCTATTTACTTCGTATGTTCCTTTACATAAAATATGCATTAAACTTGTTTGgtaatttatctatttatttttattttttattgtttaCAGACATGATCGATGCTTTCATTGCTACACGATGGGACTTGTTTTTTTGTTCTCAGTTTCTAGGTATTAGAACCATGCACAGTTTTATCTGAATTTTGGAGCTATTGGATTTTAGGTATCAGGAAAAATCTCATGGCTGAAGACCACAATGGATGTCGGATTAATTCACCGACGTAACTGTACTTAGAAATATAGGCTACCAGTTTGAGCAGTGGAATCACTGGGtaagttagattttttttttttttccaatgtgTTTCTGTGTTAAAATCAGTTAGAAATCATGTTTCCTTTATCCTCTGAAGTTATCATGggcttttcttcatttttttttatattttttctattgaTACTTCAAAAGCATCTGGTCGGCGCTATGTCAGCATAGATAGGCTTTGTGATTTCTTGAATGCCACCCAAGCCTAAATTTTTCAGGTAAGGAGAGAGAAATCTATATACCACCCTAAACATGCTCAGCCTTGATGTAATGAAGAAATGTGTAGTTACTGAGGGCTGGAGCCCTGTTTTTGCAACTAGTCAGGTATCTCTTTCTAACTATTATTTTAATGTTCTGAGCTCTTGCCTGGTACAAGTTTTCTGTTGTCATAGTGTTCTGTATTCATGGGCTA from Elaeis guineensis isolate ETL-2024a chromosome 4, EG11, whole genome shotgun sequence includes these protein-coding regions:
- the LOC105042980 gene encoding LOW QUALITY PROTEIN: subtilisin-like protease (The sequence of the model RefSeq protein was modified relative to this genomic sequence to represent the inferred CDS: inserted 1 base in 1 codon); translation: MASLSLPTLLHLAFFILLSPCSVAARNHVRVSTVGTKASELQTYVVHVQPPTSTVFGTSTDRETWYKSFLPETPARIVHMYTNVASGFAARLTELELEDMKKKPGFLHAYPDRLYSLQTTHTPEFLGLQLNSGIWNDANYGKGVIVGMLDTGIFPDHPSFSGDGMPPPPAKWKGRCDFNASLCNNKLIGARTFISGAMAMKGRGVAVTPPVDDVGHGTHTASTAAGARVAGANVLGNANGTASGMAPLAHLAMYKVCTEDGCAESDILAGMDAAVADGVDVLSLSLGGNSVPFYNDSIAIGGFGAIKNGIFVSCAAGNSGPNASSLSNEAPWLLTVAASTMDRNIRVTVKLGNGLEFNGESVYQPQMYTPTFYPLVYAGAGPKPDAIFCGNGSLDGLDVKGKMVLCQRGGGIARIDKGVTVESAGGVGFILANGPLDGYSTIADPHVLPASHVGYSDGVKIKSYISTSSNPTASFIFKGTILGISPAPAITSFSSRGPSLASPGILKPDITGPGVSVLAAWPSNVGPPTVNSTGPTFNIISGTSMSXPHLSGIAALLKAAHPDWSPAAIKSAIMTTADILDRSGDPIVNEQHLPANLFAVGAGHVNPVKANDPGLVYDLSADDYISYLCGLGYTSSQVTAIVRQSVNCLVIKNITEAELNYPSISVSLGPTTTSITVERTVKNVGEAMSVYSADIDTPYGVAVSVSPMKLQFSEVNQEMKFYVTFSASSSRGAARFSPGYLNWASEKRMVRSPISVTFSN